The region CGGCGCGCTGCGCATCCCGACGACGCGCGGCGACCGCCTCTTCATCTCGCTTCTCGGTGCGGCGTTCATCCACCTCGCATGGCTGGGCCTTATCGGCCCGGACCTGTGGTGGGCATCCGGCCTGTCCCTGCTCTACGCAGCAGCCGTGTTTCGCTACGTCTAGGAGGGATGGCTCAACAAAACCCTCCGGTTTGCCCGGACCGGAAGGATCAAGACCAGCGGATAAGCCGGCCAGGGCATTACTTGGGAGGAACGAATGAAGCTCACCCAACCACACCGGCATTTGAAACTGCTCGTCTCGACAAGCATCCTCGCGATGGCGCTAGGCTCAAGCGCTGCTCTCGCAGGCATGGAAGAAGCACGCCGCTGGATCGACAGCGAATTCCAGCCCTCCACCCTCTCCAAGGATGAGCAGATGAAGGAGATGGAATGGTTCGTGAATGCGGCCAAGCCGTTCGTGGGCCAGGAGATCAACGTGGTTTCCGAGACCATCACGACCCATGAATACGAGGCGAAGACGCTCGCCAAAGCCTTCACGGAGATCACTGGCATCAAGATCAATCATGATCTGATCCAGGAAGGCGACGTCGTGGAGAAGATCCAGACGCAGATGCAGTCCGGACGCAACATCTACGATGCCTGGGTCAACGATTCGGATCTCATCGGCACTCACTTCCGCTATAAGCAGGCCATTCCGCTCGACGACTGGATGGCGGGCGACGGCAAGGACGTGACGTCCCCCACTCTCGATGTTGCCGATTTCATCGGCAGGTCCTTCACGACGGCGCCCGACGGCAAGATGTATCAGCTGCCGGACCAGCAATTCGCCAACGTGTACTGGTTCCGCTACGACTGGTTCCAGCGCCCGGAGTTCAAGGAAAAGTTCAAGGCCAAGTACGGCTATGATCTCGGCGTGCCGGTGAACTGGTCGGCCTATGAGGACATCGCCGAGTTCTTCACCAACGACGTGAAGGAGATCGACGGCGTCAAGGTCTATGGCCACATGGATTACGGCAAGAAGGACCCGTCCCTGGGCTGGCGCTTCACCGATGCCTGGCTGTCCATGGCCGGCAACGGCGACAAGGGCATTCCGAACGGATTGCCGGTGGACGAATGGGGCATCCGCATGGAAGGCTGCCGCCCCGTCGGCTCCTCCATCGAGCGCGGCGGCGACACCAACGGACCCGCGGCCGTTTACGCCATCGCCAAGTATCTCGAGTGGATGAAGAAGTATGCTCCGCCCCAGGCGGCCGGCATGAACTTCTCCGAATCGGGTCCGGTGCCCGCACAGGGCAACATCGCCCAGCAGATCTTCTGGTACACCGCCTTCACGGCCGACATGGTCAAGCCCGGTCTTCCCGTGGTGAATGCGGACGGGACGCCGAAATGGCGCATGGCGCCCTCCCCGCACGGATCGTACTGGAAGGACGGCATGAAGCTCGGCTATCAGGACGCCGGCTCGTGGACGTTGCTGAAGTCCACGCCCGTCGACCGGCGCAAGGCGGCCTGGCTCTATGCGCAGTTCGTCACGTCGAAGACGGTCTCGCTGAAGAAGAGCCATGTGGGCCTCACCTTCATCCGAGAGAGCGACATCTGGGACAAGAGCTTCACCGAGCGGGCGCCCAAGCTTGGCGGGTTGATCGAGTTCTATCGCTCTCCCGCCCGCGTGCAATGGACCCCGACCGGCAACAACGTGCCGGATTATCCGAAGCTCGCCCAGCTCTGGTGGCAGAACATCGGCGATGCGGCCTCGGGCGCGAAGACCCCGCAGGAAGCGATGACCTCGCTTGCCAATGCGCAGGACGAGGTGCTCGGCCGTTTGGAGCGTGCCAACGTACAGGGCGAATGCGGCCCGAAGCTGAACCCGAAGACCTCCGCCGAGGAGTGGTTCAAGAAGGCTGAAAGCTCCGGTACCATCGCACCTCAGCGTAAACTTGCCAACGAGAAGCCCAAAGGCGAGACGGTGGACTACGACACGCTCATCAAGAGTTGGCCCGCGTCACCGCCGAAGCGCAGCTGACCCTGAGAGGCCCCGCCCAAAGGCGGGGCCTTTTTCATGTGGAGGGCAGCCACATCACCTAGCCGCCCGGCCAGTATCGGAAAAAGACGTTTGCCGACAGGATCGCCAGGACGATGACCGAAAGGGTTTGTCATGCCAGATCCAGTCTCCGGTTTCTCCCTCAATCTGATCTCGAACCATGTCTCTGGTCTGCTCGATGGTATCGCGCCACGACTCGTGACGATTCACGGTCGCCGACGTGGAACGTCGAGCGGCTTTCTCTGGCGCCCCGGCCTCGTCATCACGGCGGAGGAAGCGCTGGAGGCGGATGACGACATCACAGTCATGCGTCCCGATGGAAGCAAAGTCACGGCAAGCCTCGTCGGCCGCGATCCGAGCACGGATATCGCCCTTCTCCGCACCGAAGAAGAGCCGTCGGACGAAATCGCCTTCAGCCCGACGGATGGCCTTCGCGCCGGCCATCTTGTTCTCGCGGCGGGGCGGCAGCTAGAGGGACCGAGCGCGGCGCTGGGTATCGTGTCCCTCACAGGCGCGGCGTGGAAGAGTCTGCGCGGAGGCCATATCGACCGCAGGATCCATCTCGATCTCAGGCTCGACTTTCAATCCGAAGGAGGGGTTGCCCTCGACACGAGCGGAAAAGTCCTCGGAATGGCGGTGTTCGGCCCGCGGCGGCGCGCCCTCGTCATCCCGTCGGAGACCATCGAGCGCGTCGCTCCTCAATTGCTTGAGAAAGGTCGCGTCGCTCGCGGCTATCTGGGCCTCGGGCTCCAGCCAATCCGTATCGACCAAGCCGCAGCCGACACGGCGGGGTTGAGCGAGCCGAGAGGCCTGATCGTCGTCAGCTTGGACCAGGACGGGCCAGGGCAAAGCGCTGGCATTCGCCAGGGCGATATTCTCGTCCGCTGGAACAATGACACCCTTCCATCCGTCCGCCGGGTCTTCCGGCTCCTGGGGCCCGAGAGCGTGGGTCAGGCGGTCGATCTAGGAATCCTGAGAGCGGGTGAGCATATCACTCTTGCCGTAGAGATCAGGGAGCGCCCAGCACCTCAGTAGCGAATTTCGGGTCCAATGCTTTAGGGTGAGACCTTGCACAGGGTGGCACTTCACATCGACGATGCGAGCTTGCTCGACCGCATTGCCACGATCCTGGCCGACGAAACCGGCATCGATGTCCTGCACCCGGTTAACCCCGACCTCGTCATCACGGACCATCTGCCGTTCTCGGGAACGGCGCCGACGATCCTTCTGGGTGATGAGGTGAACGGAATCGAGATGCTCAAGGCCGGGGCGAGCGGGGTTCTCTCCCGCCATATCGCCGCCCCGGATCTGCTGCTGGCGCTGGACATCGTCAAAAGAGGCTTTGCCATCCTGCCACGAAGCGGGATCGGGAGCGGCCAAACCCCGTCACGAGACGATCTGCTCACTGCGCGCGAGCTGGACGTTCTGAAGCTTCTGGCGGAAGGTGCCTCGAACAAGCTTATCGCGCGCAGACTTGGGATTTCATTCCACACGGCGAAGTTCCACGTCGCCTCGATCGCTGCGAAACTCGATGCGACCGGGAGGACGGATGCGGTCGCTCAAGCCGTCCGCCTCGGCCTCATTCTGTTGTGATCCTGCCCTTGGTGTCGGCGGTCCGAATGACCACATGATGTGAAATAGCGTTATCATTGGAGGCCTCAATGCTCGACCGCACTCCAGCCTATCTTCTTCACGACACTGCCTCTTCTTCCTCATCGCAGCCGACGCCCGGGTCTCCCGATGAGGGAGTGCTGCTCGATGCCTATTCCCACGCCGTATCAAGCGTAGTGGACCGCATCGGCCCCTCGGTCATGCGGGTCGAGCCGCAGGTATCCGGCCGACCGGCAGGAATGGGTTCCGGTGTCCTCATCTCGCCCGACGGACTCCTGCTCACCAACAGCCATGTCATGCAAGGGGGTCGGGAGGCGAAGCTCACCGGTTCGGACGGGCGCACCATCGCGGCCCGAGTCATCGGGGATGATCCCGACACGGATCTTGCCCTGCTGCGCGCCAGTGGAGACAGGCTTCCCTTCGCCACCCTGGGCGATTCCAAGCGACTGAAGCGCGGCCAGATCGCCGTCGCCATCGGCAATCCCCTGGGCTTCGAATCGACCGTCACGGCGGGCGTGGTCTCGGCCCTCGGACGGAGCCTGCGGGCGAAATCCGGACGACTCATTGACGACGTGATCCAAACGGATGCCGCCCTGAACCCGGGCAATTCAGGAGGACCGCTCGTTGCGACCTCCGGCGAGGTGATTGGCATCAACACCGCCGTCATCATGGGGGCCCAGGGCATCTGCTTTGCCGTCGCCAGCAACACGGCGAATTTCGTCGTGTCGGAACTGATCCGCCACGGCCGCGTCCGCCGCGCTTCCATAGGAATCGCGGGGCAGACGGTGCCCTTGCCGCGGCGCGTCAGCTATGCGGCCGGTCTTGCCGGAACATTCGGCGTGGTCATCGCCGCCGTTGAGCCGAACAGCCCTGCCGACCAGGCGCACCTGGAACAGGGGGACGTCATCCTTTCGCTCGACGGCGAGCCCGTCGGCGGGGTCGATGATCTCGTACGCCTGCTGAACGGGGAGCGGATCGGGCGCGTCGTCGAACTCGTCCTGCTCAAGAAGGGCGAAATGCGCACCGTGACGATCACGCCCGTGGAGCGCAGGACGAAGACAACCCGATCCGAGTAAGCTGCGACAGAAATTGCGAGCGGACGAACGGACCTCTTCCGGGTCCGCCCGCATCTCTCATTTTTCCACCCATGCGGGATCGAGCGTGAACAGCTCCTGCGGCCTGGCCACGCCTCTCAGGGCATAACGGCCGACCGATACCAGACATTCCCGATCATCCTCCGACGCCGCCGAGAAGAAGGCGGACGACACGAGAACATCCCTCTCGACGGAGCGGCACAAGGCGCCGATCCGGCTCACCTCGTTCACGGCCGGTCCGACCACCGTGAAGTCGAGGCGGTCCTGGCTGCCGATATTCCCGTAGAACACCTCGCCGATATGCAGTCCGAGATAGGCCGAGGTGACCGGCAGGTTGCACGACAGGCGCTCGTCGTTCAGCACTCGAATCCGAGACTGCATCAATCGCTGGGCTTTGAGCGCGCAACGGCAGGCTTGGCCTGGAACCTCCTCCTTGAAGATCGCGAGCGCTCCGTCTCCGATGAGTTTCAGGACATCGCCGCCCGCGTCGTAGATGGATGAGATAATCGCTTCCGAGTAATCGTTCAGGAACGGGATGATCTGCTCCGGATCCGCCGTTTCCGTGATGTGGGTGAAGCCGTGCAGGTCGCTGAACCACAGGACCGCTTGGATCCGATCCGTGACGCCACGGGCGATCCGGCCACTGAGAACGAGTCGTCCGGCATCGCGGCCGAGATAGGTCTCGACAAGGGTTTTCGCGATGCGCGCGAGCGAAGCGCATTTCATCGCCAGCATCAGGGGCGACGCCAGTTCGCGCAGGAGCGCGATCTCTTCCTCGCTGAAGCCGGAAGGCGCATCGCTCGTCCAGGAGGAATAGAAGGAGTCCATCTCGCCGATGGCGCCTTCGGCTTCGAAACGGTGGATCAGAGCCAGATAATCCGTCTGCTCTTCAGCACGAAGATCCGCAAGAACCGAGAAGTCCTCGATATGTCCGGGACCGATCCGTCGACGCAGGAAATCCTCTCCGGTCGCCCACAGGTGATAATAGGTGCTCCGGCGCCAGTTTTCCGCCGCCTGTCCCTCAACGTTGGTACGGCCATACTCGATGACCGGATCGAGACCGTCCTGGTCGTCGCGACGCCAGCGAAAAACCCGCCCCTCGTGAATCGGGTGCAGCGTGTCGATCACGATGTTCACGCGGGAAACAGGAAGCCCCGCCTCCGTCAAGCGGGAGCAGAAGCCTTGCAGGAGCTCAAGTTCCGACGTGCCGGACAATCCGGCTTCGGTGACCCATTTTGCGATGTCTGCTGCCTGGGCTGCTTCCATGGGGCTCTCTTCACGATGTCTGGGCGTTCGACGTTCCATGCCAGCATATGGGGCACCGGGTAGAGTCGAACAGCTTTCATGTGAACCAGCAGCCCCGCGCCTATTCGGCCGGGGATGCCTGAGTTCCCAAGGAGCCGGCTCGCTTCGGGGCGGCACGCTTGAAGAGGCGCAGCACCACGAGCCGAACCGCGACATAGAAGACAGGCGTCAGAAACAGGCCGAACACGGTCACGCCGAGCATACCGGAGAACACGGCCGTGCCGAGGGATCGGCGCATCTCGGCACCGGGCCCGGTCGCGACTGCGAGCGGCAGAACGCCGAGAATGAAGGCGAAAGCCGTCATGAGGATCGGCCGCAGGCGCAGCCGGCACGCTTCGATGACGGCCTCCACCGGTGTCTTCCCGTCGAACTCGGCCTGCCTCGCGAATTCCACGATGAGGATCGCGTTCTTCGCCGCCAGACCGACGAGAACCACGAGGCCGATCTGTGTCAGGATGTTGTTGTCCTGGCCTCTGATCATGACGCCGATCAGCGCCGAGAGAACGCTCATCGGCACGATCAGGATGATGGCGATGGGCAGCGACCAGCTCTCATACTGGGCTGCCAACACAAGGAACACGAAGAGCACGGACAAAGCGAAGATGAACACCGCCGTGTTGCCGGTCTGCCGCTCCTGGAACGCCAGCTCGGTCCACTCGAAACCCATTCCCGGAGAAAGATTCTGCCGAACCAGGGCCTCCATGGCATCGAGCGCAGTGCCCGAAGACACGCCGGGCCCCGCATTGCCCTGCAGGGCCACCGATGTGAACATGTTGTATCGCTGGATCAGGTCCGCGCCCGAGACCTCCCGCATCTCGACGAGGGTGCCCAAGGGCACGAGAGCGCCTGTGGACGAGCGGACTCGAAGCCGATTGATGTCATCCTGGTCTATCCGGAAGCGCTGATCGGCTTGCGCGCGAACCTGGTAGACCCGGCCGAAGGCATTGAAGTCATTCACATAGGCTGTGCCGAGATTGATGCGAAGCGTCTCGAAGATGTTCGGGATCGGAACGTTCAGGATGCTCGCCTTCTGGCGGTCGATCTCCAGATAGACCTGCGGCGAATTGGCCGAGAACGTCGTGAAGACGCCGGCCAGATTTGGGTTCTGCCGCGCCTGCCCCATCAGCTGATAGGCCACCGCCAGAATGCCGCGCACATCGTCG is a window of Microvirga lotononidis DNA encoding:
- a CDS encoding DUF2160 domain-containing protein, whose protein sequence is MPDLAWMAWTWQTGLFFAGIASLLLVMTLLAIQRSETERIGALRIPTTRGDRLFISLLGAAFIHLAWLGLIGPDLWWASGLSLLYAAAVFRYV
- a CDS encoding ABC transporter substrate-binding protein, giving the protein MKLTQPHRHLKLLVSTSILAMALGSSAALAGMEEARRWIDSEFQPSTLSKDEQMKEMEWFVNAAKPFVGQEINVVSETITTHEYEAKTLAKAFTEITGIKINHDLIQEGDVVEKIQTQMQSGRNIYDAWVNDSDLIGTHFRYKQAIPLDDWMAGDGKDVTSPTLDVADFIGRSFTTAPDGKMYQLPDQQFANVYWFRYDWFQRPEFKEKFKAKYGYDLGVPVNWSAYEDIAEFFTNDVKEIDGVKVYGHMDYGKKDPSLGWRFTDAWLSMAGNGDKGIPNGLPVDEWGIRMEGCRPVGSSIERGGDTNGPAAVYAIAKYLEWMKKYAPPQAAGMNFSESGPVPAQGNIAQQIFWYTAFTADMVKPGLPVVNADGTPKWRMAPSPHGSYWKDGMKLGYQDAGSWTLLKSTPVDRRKAAWLYAQFVTSKTVSLKKSHVGLTFIRESDIWDKSFTERAPKLGGLIEFYRSPARVQWTPTGNNVPDYPKLAQLWWQNIGDAASGAKTPQEAMTSLANAQDEVLGRLERANVQGECGPKLNPKTSAEEWFKKAESSGTIAPQRKLANEKPKGETVDYDTLIKSWPASPPKRS
- a CDS encoding S1C family serine protease; the encoded protein is MPDPVSGFSLNLISNHVSGLLDGIAPRLVTIHGRRRGTSSGFLWRPGLVITAEEALEADDDITVMRPDGSKVTASLVGRDPSTDIALLRTEEEPSDEIAFSPTDGLRAGHLVLAAGRQLEGPSAALGIVSLTGAAWKSLRGGHIDRRIHLDLRLDFQSEGGVALDTSGKVLGMAVFGPRRRALVIPSETIERVAPQLLEKGRVARGYLGLGLQPIRIDQAAADTAGLSEPRGLIVVSLDQDGPGQSAGIRQGDILVRWNNDTLPSVRRVFRLLGPESVGQAVDLGILRAGEHITLAVEIRERPAPQ
- a CDS encoding helix-turn-helix transcriptional regulator, which gives rise to MLKAGASGVLSRHIAAPDLLLALDIVKRGFAILPRSGIGSGQTPSRDDLLTARELDVLKLLAEGASNKLIARRLGISFHTAKFHVASIAAKLDATGRTDAVAQAVRLGLILL
- a CDS encoding S1C family serine protease, with the translated sequence MLDRTPAYLLHDTASSSSSQPTPGSPDEGVLLDAYSHAVSSVVDRIGPSVMRVEPQVSGRPAGMGSGVLISPDGLLLTNSHVMQGGREAKLTGSDGRTIAARVIGDDPDTDLALLRASGDRLPFATLGDSKRLKRGQIAVAIGNPLGFESTVTAGVVSALGRSLRAKSGRLIDDVIQTDAALNPGNSGGPLVATSGEVIGINTAVIMGAQGICFAVASNTANFVVSELIRHGRVRRASIGIAGQTVPLPRRVSYAAGLAGTFGVVIAAVEPNSPADQAHLEQGDVILSLDGEPVGGVDDLVRLLNGERIGRVVELVLLKKGEMRTVTITPVERRTKTTRSE
- a CDS encoding adenylate/guanylate cyclase domain-containing protein; translation: MEAAQAADIAKWVTEAGLSGTSELELLQGFCSRLTEAGLPVSRVNIVIDTLHPIHEGRVFRWRRDDQDGLDPVIEYGRTNVEGQAAENWRRSTYYHLWATGEDFLRRRIGPGHIEDFSVLADLRAEEQTDYLALIHRFEAEGAIGEMDSFYSSWTSDAPSGFSEEEIALLRELASPLMLAMKCASLARIAKTLVETYLGRDAGRLVLSGRIARGVTDRIQAVLWFSDLHGFTHITETADPEQIIPFLNDYSEAIISSIYDAGGDVLKLIGDGALAIFKEEVPGQACRCALKAQRLMQSRIRVLNDERLSCNLPVTSAYLGLHIGEVFYGNIGSQDRLDFTVVGPAVNEVSRIGALCRSVERDVLVSSAFFSAASEDDRECLVSVGRYALRGVARPQELFTLDPAWVEK